A single window of Nitrospirota bacterium DNA harbors:
- a CDS encoding RNA ligase partner protein produces the protein MEAARYRKEKVVLDTSLFVNPEVRGGLGDTPTEALETFLFLAAQIPILDFYMPPSIFKELLNFVDQDKISGDLLVILHQKPPSKHELSCPAFLLYELIEDVRDRINKGLRVAEKAVRTVSKAPEQEIIQELRKNYREALREGIIDSKEDVDLILLAKELDALLVTADQGVIKWAEKMGIKWLFPNKFKEYLLSSIKKSKVLKPSP, from the coding sequence ATGGAAGCTGCAAGATATAGAAAAGAAAAAGTTGTTCTGGATACGAGTCTATTCGTGAATCCAGAGGTTCGTGGCGGATTGGGAGATACCCCAACCGAGGCCCTTGAAACCTTTCTTTTCCTTGCAGCCCAGATACCAATCCTTGATTTTTACATGCCGCCGTCTATCTTTAAAGAGCTGTTAAATTTTGTCGATCAGGATAAAATATCCGGAGACCTGCTTGTTATCCTTCATCAAAAACCACCCAGCAAGCACGAGCTTAGTTGCCCTGCATTCTTGCTTTATGAACTTATCGAGGATGTGCGTGACAGGATTAACAAGGGCCTCAGGGTTGCAGAAAAAGCTGTCCGGACAGTATCCAAAGCGCCAGAGCAGGAAATTATTCAGGAGCTGAGAAAGAATTACAGAGAGGCGCTGAGGGAGGGAATAATTGACAGCAAAGAGGATGTTGACCTCATACTTCTGGCCAAGGAATTAGATGCACTCCTTGTTACAGCAGACCAGGGAGTTATAAAGTGGGCTGAAAAGATGGGAATTAAATGGCTCTTTCCAAACAAATTCAAAGAATATCTTTTGAGTTCAATCAAAAAATCTAAAGTCCTCAAGCCTTCTCCTTAG
- the atpB gene encoding F0F1 ATP synthase subunit A produces MIILIGSSLLIRVSMSIVPVGIQNFTESIVEAFLKLTEDTIGNHWGRKFFPLIGALGLYILIGNFMGLIPGFESPTSNINTTASLALPVFLATHYFGIKTHGFGYIKHFLGPMRSIFALPLMILMFFIEFVGHLTRPVTLSVRLFGNMIAKHLVLSVLVVVAFIVPAITIIPSAILNLFILSIGVLVCIVQALVFVILTMLYLSGAVEAEEH; encoded by the coding sequence ATGATTATCCTCATAGGCAGTTCTCTTCTTATAAGAGTGTCGATGAGTATCGTCCCTGTTGGTATACAGAATTTTACAGAATCAATAGTTGAAGCATTTTTAAAGCTCACCGAGGATACAATAGGCAACCACTGGGGAAGGAAATTTTTTCCATTAATAGGTGCATTAGGCCTGTATATACTCATCGGTAATTTTATGGGCCTTATCCCTGGGTTTGAGTCTCCAACGAGTAACATAAATACCACTGCCTCACTTGCACTCCCTGTATTCCTTGCGACTCATTACTTTGGCATCAAGACTCATGGCTTTGGCTATATAAAGCACTTCCTCGGCCCAATGAGGTCTATCTTTGCTCTGCCGTTGATGATACTCATGTTCTTTATTGAATTTGTAGGGCATCTTACAAGGCCGGTGACCCTCTCTGTCAGGCTCTTTGGCAACATGATTGCCAAGCACCTGGTTCTCTCAGTCCTTGTAGTAGTAGCTTTCATTGTGCCGGCTATAACCATAATCCCATCAGCTATATTAAACCTTTTTATCCTGAGTATTGGGGTTCTTGTATGTATAGTGCAGGCCCTTGTATTTGTCATTTTGACAATGCTCTATCTATCAGGTGCAGTTGAAGCAGAGGAGCACTAA
- the atpE gene encoding ATP synthase F0 subunit C: protein MKRFVLIALLSLTLLSILAPLALAEEAAQGAAGDAKLKYYAMAALGCAIGVGIAAVGTGIGQGIGVSKACEGIARNPGTSGKITTTLIIGLAMIESLAIYALVVVLIILFANPFKI, encoded by the coding sequence ATGAAAAGATTTGTGTTAATAGCTTTGCTTTCCCTGACCCTTCTGAGTATACTTGCCCCCTTGGCATTGGCTGAAGAAGCTGCCCAGGGCGCTGCAGGAGATGCCAAACTCAAATATTATGCAATGGCAGCTTTAGGGTGTGCTATAGGCGTTGGCATAGCTGCTGTTGGCACAGGCATAGGCCAGGGCATTGGCGTAAGCAAAGCATGCGAAGGAATAGCGAGGAACCCGGGGACTTCAGGGAAGATAACAACAACCCTCATCATCGGTCTTGCGATGATTGAGTCTCTTGCAATCTACGCCCTTGTTGTGGTTCTTATCATCCTCTTTGCGAATCCATTCAAAATATAG